A part of Olleya sp. Bg11-27 genomic DNA contains:
- a CDS encoding 3-hydroxyacyl-ACP dehydratase FabZ family protein produces MTKEKIILLLPYQEPFLFVDELNTISNEGVTGSYTFKKDEYFYKGHFKDNPITPGVILTECMAQIGVVCLGIYMLKDKISEDNKPQIALTSSQVDFFSPVFPGETVTVVSEKEVFRFNKLKCKVKMFNQKNELVCRGQISGMLKAE; encoded by the coding sequence ATGACGAAAGAAAAAATCATATTACTATTACCATATCAAGAGCCATTTCTATTTGTGGATGAATTAAACACGATTTCCAATGAAGGTGTAACGGGAAGTTATACTTTTAAAAAAGACGAGTATTTTTACAAAGGACATTTTAAAGACAATCCAATTACGCCAGGCGTTATCTTAACGGAGTGTATGGCCCAAATAGGTGTAGTATGTTTGGGTATTTATATGTTGAAGGATAAAATTTCAGAAGATAATAAACCTCAAATAGCTTTAACATCAAGTCAAGTAGATTTTTTTTCACCTGTTTTTCCAGGCGAAACAGTGACTGTAGTTTCAGAAAAAGAAGTCTTTCGTTTCAATAAATTGAAATGTAAAGTAAAAATGTTTAATCAGAAAAATGAATTGGTTTGTCGAGGACAGATTTCAGGAATGCTGAAAGCAGAATAA
- a CDS encoding beta-ketoacyl-[acyl-carrier-protein] synthase family protein, giving the protein MKNRVVITGLGVVAPNGVGVDAFTKAIKNGVSGITFHQQLADLNFSCCIGGIPNISEEKKLEYLTPLQLRGFNSSGILYGCIAGMDAWKDAGFEVDPDSDLDFDSGTVFGTGTSGVEKFREAIYKLDDKQVKRLGSTVVVQTMASGISAFLCGILGLGNQVTTNSSACTTGTEAILMGYERIKNGQAKRMLVGSCSDDGPYIWGGFDAMRVMTYKHTETPKEGSRPMSETASGFVPGAGSGALVLESLESALKRKATIYAEVLGGNINSGGQRDGGTMTAPNAKAVQRCIQDAVKDSGILAEDIDTINGHLTATSKDSLEIENWTKALGRSGTGFPYINSLKSMVGHCLAASGSIESVATVLQLKHQFVFPNINCEDVHPEISALISEEKIVKQAIHTSLNIAAKASFGFGDVNGCVIFKKYN; this is encoded by the coding sequence ATGAAAAACAGAGTCGTAATAACAGGTTTAGGAGTCGTTGCACCAAATGGAGTAGGTGTCGACGCATTTACTAAGGCTATAAAAAATGGTGTATCCGGAATTACTTTTCATCAACAATTAGCAGATTTAAATTTTTCGTGTTGTATTGGTGGAATTCCTAATATTTCCGAAGAAAAAAAGTTAGAATACTTAACCCCCTTACAACTAAGAGGCTTTAATAGTTCTGGTATTTTATATGGTTGTATTGCAGGAATGGATGCTTGGAAAGATGCTGGTTTTGAAGTTGATCCTGATAGTGATTTAGACTTTGATTCGGGTACTGTTTTTGGAACAGGAACCTCAGGAGTAGAAAAGTTTAGAGAGGCTATTTATAAGTTGGATGACAAGCAGGTAAAGCGATTAGGAAGTACAGTTGTGGTACAGACTATGGCTAGTGGAATTAGTGCTTTTTTATGCGGAATTTTGGGCTTAGGTAACCAAGTAACTACAAACTCATCTGCATGTACCACAGGTACAGAAGCTATTTTAATGGGTTATGAACGTATTAAAAACGGACAAGCAAAACGCATGTTGGTTGGTAGTTGTAGTGACGACGGACCCTATATTTGGGGAGGATTTGACGCTATGCGAGTGATGACATATAAGCATACTGAAACCCCAAAAGAAGGCTCTAGACCAATGAGTGAAACCGCAAGTGGTTTTGTGCCAGGTGCAGGATCAGGAGCTTTAGTTTTAGAGTCTTTAGAGAGTGCTTTAAAAAGAAAGGCAACTATTTATGCCGAAGTTTTGGGCGGAAATATAAACTCTGGAGGACAACGTGATGGCGGGACAATGACCGCTCCAAATGCTAAAGCTGTGCAACGTTGCATACAAGATGCGGTTAAAGATTCGGGTATTTTAGCTGAAGATATTGACACTATAAATGGGCATTTAACAGCGACTTCAAAAGATAGCTTGGAAATAGAAAATTGGACAAAAGCATTAGGTAGAAGCGGAACAGGTTTTCCGTATATAAATTCTTTAAAATCCATGGTTGGTCATTGTTTGGCAGCTTCGGGTAGTATAGAAAGTGTCGCTACTGTATTGCAATTAAAACATCAATTTGTGTTTCCTAATATTAATTGCGAGGACGTGCACCCTGAAATATCTGCATTAATTTCTGAAGAAAAAATTGTAAAACAAGCGATACATACAAGCCTAAATATTGCAGCAAAAGCCAGTTTTGGTTTTGGTGATGTTAATGGTTGTGTGATTTTTAAAAAATATAATTAG
- a CDS encoding slipin family protein: MKRVRIHAGKVGLVFKNGDYKRVITQGSHWLTFNEHVIDYSLNLAFNTPTALEVLLKDQTLAAMLHVINVEDNQMVLMYSNSNFKNVLTAGRHTFWKDLIHYKFTTVDLNDIIIPETINKALYTNTVLRPYIRTFEVAAHEKAVLIIDDTFDKILDHGTYHYWRNNQTIKIAKADLRQLQLEVGGQELLTKDKATVRINFYAQYKVTDIETALLRNKDYEKQLYTNLQLALRSFIGVYTLDELLDQKDNIAKAVVEDVQTQAQKLGVTVLHAGLRDVILPGDMKEIMNQVLIAQKKAQANVVTRREETASTRSLLNTAKLMEDNSMLFKLKEMEYVEKIAEKIGEITVAGNGNVIEQLKDIFSVNK, from the coding sequence ATGAAAAGAGTAAGAATTCATGCAGGAAAAGTCGGTTTAGTATTTAAAAACGGTGATTACAAACGCGTCATCACGCAAGGATCACATTGGCTAACGTTTAATGAGCATGTAATAGATTATAGCTTAAACCTCGCCTTTAATACACCAACAGCATTGGAGGTTTTACTTAAAGATCAAACATTAGCAGCGATGTTACACGTAATCAATGTAGAAGACAATCAAATGGTATTAATGTATAGCAATAGCAACTTTAAAAACGTATTAACAGCAGGACGACATACCTTTTGGAAAGACTTAATCCACTATAAATTTACCACTGTAGATTTAAACGATATTATTATTCCAGAAACAATAAACAAAGCCTTATACACCAACACTGTTTTACGTCCATACATCCGTACGTTTGAGGTTGCTGCACATGAAAAAGCAGTTTTAATTATTGATGATACATTTGATAAAATTTTAGATCATGGCACATACCATTACTGGAGAAATAATCAAACTATTAAAATTGCGAAAGCAGATTTACGTCAATTACAATTAGAAGTTGGAGGTCAAGAGTTATTAACCAAAGACAAAGCCACAGTGCGCATTAATTTTTACGCACAATACAAAGTTACAGATATCGAAACTGCTTTATTGCGTAACAAAGATTACGAAAAACAATTGTACACCAACTTGCAATTAGCATTAAGGTCTTTTATTGGAGTCTACACTTTAGACGAGTTGTTAGACCAAAAAGACAACATTGCAAAAGCAGTAGTAGAAGATGTACAAACACAAGCACAAAAGTTAGGTGTAACCGTTTTACATGCAGGTTTAAGAGATGTGATTTTACCAGGAGACATGAAAGAAATCATGAATCAAGTATTAATCGCTCAGAAAAAAGCGCAAGCCAATGTAGTAACAAGACGAGAAGAAACCGCGTCTACACGTAGCTTGTTGAACACTGCAAAATTAATGGAAGACAACAGCATGTTGTTTAAATTAAAAGAGATGGAATATGTAGAGAAAATTGCTGAAAAAATTGGCGAAATTACAGTGGCTGGAAACGGTAACGTAATCGAGCAATTAAAAGATATTTTTTCTGTAAATAAGTAA
- a CDS encoding RtcB family protein, giving the protein MNTKITGNDLIALGFRQGKWMKDAITHINKNNLKDDEMIDYLEQFKSPDPIALHKSPIDFSINIKAENEEEKGNVKKVINSMQTLMKTPTLVDGAIMPDACPAGPDGTIPVGGVAVAKNAIHPGMHSADICCSVMLTDFGTADPKAVLDAAHANTHFGPGGRDRDLQFRLPETLIDAFEANYFLNDSNMMQIARSHLGTQGDGNHFLFVGKSKKTGNTMMITHHGSRGPGAKLYTKGMKVAERFRKELSPETMKQNAWIPFETEEGQRYWEALQTIRDWTKLNHEVIHNTVAETLAITIENRYWNEHNFVFKSGDLFYHAKGATPLDAKFMPDITGPRLIPLNMGEPVLIVEGNTTATNLGFAPHGAGRNVSRTQHRKSKTGTTMQIFKEETKGLDIRFFSKETDITELPSAYKNAQAVRTQMDEFNLGKVIDEVMPYGCIMAGDFQKNAPWKIKREKKRARNKSKP; this is encoded by the coding sequence ATGAACACAAAAATAACAGGAAACGATTTAATAGCCTTAGGATTCAGACAAGGAAAATGGATGAAAGACGCCATTACACATATTAACAAAAACAATTTAAAAGACGACGAAATGATCGACTATTTAGAGCAATTCAAATCTCCAGATCCTATCGCATTACATAAAAGTCCAATAGATTTTTCTATAAACATTAAAGCAGAAAACGAAGAAGAAAAAGGGAATGTCAAAAAAGTGATAAACTCTATGCAAACCTTAATGAAAACACCAACATTAGTTGACGGCGCTATTATGCCCGATGCCTGCCCTGCAGGTCCAGACGGCACCATTCCGGTTGGTGGAGTTGCGGTTGCAAAAAACGCCATTCATCCAGGCATGCATAGTGCAGATATTTGCTGTTCTGTCATGCTTACGGATTTTGGTACTGCAGATCCAAAAGCTGTTTTAGATGCAGCACACGCAAACACACATTTTGGACCAGGCGGAAGAGATAGAGACTTGCAATTTAGATTACCTGAAACATTAATAGACGCTTTTGAAGCTAACTACTTCTTAAACGATAGCAATATGATGCAAATTGCAAGATCACATTTAGGAACTCAAGGGGATGGTAATCATTTTTTATTTGTTGGTAAATCTAAAAAAACAGGAAATACCATGATGATTACACATCATGGTTCTAGAGGTCCAGGAGCAAAACTATATACAAAAGGGATGAAAGTAGCCGAACGTTTTAGAAAAGAATTATCGCCAGAAACAATGAAACAAAACGCGTGGATTCCTTTCGAAACAGAAGAAGGACAGCGTTATTGGGAAGCTTTACAAACCATAAGAGATTGGACCAAATTAAATCATGAAGTGATTCATAATACTGTAGCAGAAACGTTAGCTATTACTATTGAAAACAGGTATTGGAACGAGCATAATTTCGTTTTTAAATCTGGTGATTTATTTTACCACGCTAAAGGCGCAACACCTTTAGACGCCAAGTTTATGCCTGATATTACAGGCCCAAGGTTAATCCCTTTAAACATGGGAGAACCTGTTTTAATTGTTGAAGGTAACACCACAGCAACCAATTTAGGATTTGCACCTCATGGAGCTGGTAGAAATGTAAGTAGAACGCAGCATAGAAAAAGTAAAACAGGAACTACTATGCAAATCTTTAAAGAAGAAACTAAAGGTTTAGATATTAGATTTTTCTCAAAGGAAACTGATATTACAGAGTTACCAAGCGCCTATAAAAATGCACAAGCAGTAAGAACACAAATGGACGAATTTAATCTTGGTAAAGTCATTGACGAAGTGATGCCTTACGGTTGTATTATGGCTGGAGATTTTCAGAAAAATGCACCGTGGAAAATTAAGAGAGAAAAGAAAAGAGCTAGAAATAAAAGCAAACCTTAG
- a CDS encoding type III polyketide synthase has protein sequence MSVKITAVAKQLPKYTRETKDIIPFLKLWMTGQDDRFQRKVIKLFEGAGVDKRYSIMDAEEVFTNTSFQEKNDIYAREVVKLAEQSLVKALDKAALKPTDIDYIITVSCTGIMIPSVDAYLINNLKMKQDIVRLPVTEMGCAAGVSGIIYAKNFLKENPNKRAAVIAVESPTATFQLDDFSMVNIVSAAIFGDGAASVILSSYEDEVGPKIVDEAMYHFYDATSMMGFKLVNTGLQMILDKAVPETISEHFPMIVHPFLERNNITIEDIDHLIFHPGGKKIVQTVEDLFGSLGKNIDDTKEVLRLYGNMSSATVLYVLERFMDRPLPKGDRGLMLSFGPGFSAQRILLEW, from the coding sequence ATGAGCGTAAAAATAACAGCAGTAGCCAAACAACTTCCAAAGTACACTAGAGAAACTAAGGATATTATTCCTTTTTTAAAACTTTGGATGACTGGTCAAGACGACCGTTTTCAGCGTAAAGTAATCAAGCTTTTTGAAGGCGCAGGAGTGGACAAGCGCTACTCTATAATGGATGCAGAAGAAGTTTTTACAAATACATCTTTTCAAGAAAAAAATGATATTTACGCTCGTGAAGTAGTAAAATTAGCAGAGCAATCTTTGGTAAAAGCATTAGATAAAGCAGCGCTAAAACCAACCGATATCGATTATATTATTACAGTAAGTTGTACAGGTATTATGATTCCTTCAGTAGATGCTTATTTGATAAATAATCTAAAGATGAAGCAGGATATTGTTAGGTTACCTGTTACGGAAATGGGTTGTGCAGCAGGTGTTTCAGGTATTATTTACGCCAAGAATTTCCTAAAAGAAAATCCTAATAAACGTGCAGCTGTCATTGCGGTTGAGTCGCCAACAGCAACTTTTCAGCTAGATGATTTTTCAATGGTTAATATAGTAAGTGCTGCCATTTTTGGAGATGGTGCAGCAAGTGTTATTTTATCATCTTATGAAGATGAAGTAGGACCAAAAATAGTAGATGAAGCCATGTATCATTTTTATGATGCCACATCCATGATGGGTTTTAAATTGGTAAACACAGGGTTACAAATGATTTTAGATAAGGCTGTTCCTGAAACCATTTCAGAACATTTCCCTATGATTGTCCATCCGTTTTTAGAACGCAATAACATTACAATTGAAGATATTGATCATCTTATTTTTCATCCAGGAGGGAAAAAAATAGTGCAAACGGTAGAAGATTTATTTGGATCCTTAGGGAAGAATATAGACGACACAAAAGAAGTCTTGCGACTTTACGGAAACATGAGCAGCGCAACTGTTTTGTATGTTTTAGAACGCTTTATGGATAGACCATTACCAAAAGGCGATAGAGGATTAATGTTGAGTTTTGGACCTGGTTTTTCAGCACAACGTATATTATTAGAATGGTAA
- a CDS encoding GIY-YIG nuclease family protein codes for MKFYFVYILLCVDKTYYTGMTNDLERRLSQHKSGHKKDSYKATRLPVKLLWYLQFENPKEAIAIEKQIKGWSRRKKKALIEENWQDLIEFSKNYSQYNNRI; via the coding sequence ATGAAGTTTTATTTCGTTTATATATTATTATGTGTTGATAAAACGTATTATACTGGTATGACTAATGATTTAGAAAGAAGACTATCTCAACATAAATCTGGCCACAAAAAAGACTCGTACAAAGCAACGAGGTTACCTGTTAAATTGTTATGGTATTTACAATTCGAAAATCCTAAAGAAGCCATTGCGATTGAAAAACAAATTAAAGGATGGTCTCGAAGAAAGAAAAAAGCTTTGATAGAAGAAAACTGGCAAGATTTAATTGAATTTTCGAAAAATTATTCTCAGTATAATAATCGTATTTAA
- a CDS encoding methyltransferase domain-containing protein has protein sequence MSVLVNTKYRSEAEEIMDDLDYNGPILHDALDKLAKINQWLGGNIVTINGLKKALKNHNKSDAITIIDLGCGGGDILREISLFGKKNNYNFKLIGIDANPHTVNYANVLSQKYDNVSFEAIDIFSDQFNNLEYDLVLTTLFLHHFKEDQLVSFLKPVLQKAKLGIVVNDLHRHKLAYYLFKLLCTTIKNKTIVEDGLTSVLRGFKREELTTISEQINANYQIQWKWAFRFQWILKQQ, from the coding sequence ATGAGTGTTTTAGTAAATACAAAATATAGAAGTGAAGCAGAAGAAATCATGGACGATTTGGATTATAATGGTCCAATACTTCATGATGCATTAGATAAATTAGCAAAAATTAATCAATGGTTAGGCGGAAACATTGTGACTATTAATGGCTTAAAAAAAGCACTTAAAAACCATAATAAATCAGACGCTATAACAATCATTGATTTGGGTTGTGGAGGAGGAGATATATTAAGAGAAATATCACTTTTTGGAAAGAAAAACAACTATAATTTTAAACTAATAGGGATTGATGCAAACCCTCATACAGTTAATTACGCTAATGTATTATCGCAAAAATACGATAACGTAAGTTTTGAAGCAATAGATATATTTTCAGATCAGTTTAATAACTTAGAGTATGACTTAGTATTAACCACTTTATTTTTGCATCATTTTAAAGAAGATCAATTGGTTTCGTTTTTAAAACCTGTGTTGCAAAAAGCAAAATTAGGTATAGTGGTTAATGATTTACACAGACATAAATTAGCCTATTACCTGTTTAAACTGTTATGCACAACAATCAAGAATAAAACAATAGTGGAAGACGGATTAACCTCTGTCTTAAGAGGATTTAAAAGGGAAGAGTTGACAACTATTTCAGAACAAATAAATGCAAATTATCAAATCCAATGGAAGTGGGCGTTTCGTTTTCAATGGATTTTGAAGCAACAATAA
- a CDS encoding DUF6331 family protein, whose translation MEHLNIDTLLKKNEDFWKSLEIHCLVECCGIDAFAFDKKNIQKESINHDVSDIQNNLKLIIKQIDITESKKISSDLFNLYENKKVFKNRINEILKVL comes from the coding sequence ATGGAACATTTAAACATTGACACATTATTAAAAAAGAACGAAGACTTTTGGAAATCACTTGAAATACACTGCTTAGTTGAATGTTGTGGCATAGATGCTTTTGCTTTTGATAAAAAAAACATTCAAAAAGAGAGTATAAACCATGACGTATCAGACATACAAAATAATTTGAAATTAATAATTAAACAAATTGACATCACAGAGTCAAAAAAAATATCCAGTGACTTATTCAATTTATATGAAAACAAAAAAGTTTTTAAAAATAGAATTAACGAGATTTTAAAAGTTCTTTAA
- a CDS encoding acyl carrier protein, with translation MTKEKLIAKLKTIVQPYIQNEDAFNNLSEATDFINDLKINSANLVDVILDVEDEFDIRIENDDMEKMTSVKAAMDIVNEKLAAK, from the coding sequence ATGACTAAAGAAAAACTTATCGCGAAACTAAAAACTATTGTACAACCTTATATTCAAAACGAAGACGCTTTTAATAATTTATCTGAAGCGACTGATTTTATAAATGATCTTAAAATAAATTCAGCAAATTTAGTAGATGTTATTCTGGATGTAGAAGACGAATTTGATATTAGAATAGAAAACGACGACATGGAAAAAATGACGTCTGTAAAAGCAGCAATGGATATTGTAAACGAAAAATTAGCAGCAAAATGA
- a CDS encoding 4'-phosphopantetheinyl transferase superfamily protein, with product MIGNDIVDLKQAAKDSNWKRPRFLDKIFTPREQQLIWSAKDQDQMVWLLWSMKEAAYKVNVQQFGKRFFNPKRLECTLLSNFKGEVIIEDNRYFIESTITDDFIYSIALLDRGKSYTSEWFRDENFDYKTQSTSLKDTFLKSISDAGGLDIEMLKIEKSQSGVPLLINGFVELPIRFSLTHCGQFCGYIYC from the coding sequence ATGATAGGCAATGATATTGTCGATTTAAAACAAGCTGCTAAAGATAGTAATTGGAAACGTCCACGTTTTTTAGATAAAATTTTTACGCCAAGAGAGCAGCAATTAATTTGGTCTGCTAAAGATCAAGACCAAATGGTTTGGCTACTTTGGAGCATGAAAGAAGCTGCGTATAAAGTAAATGTACAACAGTTTGGAAAACGGTTTTTTAATCCAAAACGTTTGGAATGTACTTTACTTTCTAATTTTAAAGGAGAGGTAATTATTGAAGACAATCGTTATTTTATAGAGTCTACAATTACTGATGACTTTATTTATTCTATTGCGTTATTGGATCGTGGTAAAAGTTATACAAGTGAATGGTTTAGAGATGAAAATTTTGATTACAAAACACAAAGCACGAGTTTGAAAGATACTTTTTTAAAATCAATTTCTGACGCTGGAGGTTTGGATATTGAAATGTTAAAAATTGAAAAATCTCAATCTGGTGTACCTCTGTTGATTAATGGTTTTGTAGAGTTGCCTATTCGTTTTTCGTTGACACATTGCGGGCAGTTTTGTGGTTATATCTATTGTTAA
- the prfH gene encoding peptide chain release factor H → MKTKIIQITSGRGPSECCWVVAQVLKHFLEAIKQNGIDYKILQREKGIENMTLQSVTVQLKAKTLNQFLSQWIGTIQWVGVSKFRPQHKRKNWFVALNEIEQKQHFEINENDISYQATRSSGPGGQHVNKVSSAIRAIHEPTKTQVLVMDSRSQHQNKKIAKTRLQEKVTEIQLQRLKSSIKNQWENHLNIERGNPIQVFKGFDFKKNTIVKTYKKQGNTLKNELREQLNN, encoded by the coding sequence ATGAAAACTAAAATAATACAAATAACCTCAGGTCGAGGACCATCAGAATGCTGTTGGGTTGTGGCTCAAGTTCTAAAACATTTTTTAGAAGCTATAAAGCAAAATGGTATTGATTATAAAATATTACAAAGAGAAAAAGGCATTGAAAACATGACATTACAATCTGTCACTGTTCAATTAAAAGCAAAAACTCTAAATCAATTTTTAAGTCAATGGATTGGCACAATACAGTGGGTAGGTGTTTCAAAGTTCAGACCACAACACAAACGCAAAAATTGGTTTGTTGCTTTAAATGAAATAGAACAGAAACAACACTTTGAAATTAATGAAAACGATATTTCATATCAAGCCACAAGAAGTTCTGGACCTGGAGGACAACATGTAAACAAAGTAAGTTCGGCTATTAGAGCTATTCACGAACCAACTAAAACACAAGTATTAGTCATGGACAGTCGCTCGCAACATCAAAACAAAAAAATTGCTAAAACACGTTTACAAGAAAAAGTTACAGAAATACAATTGCAAAGACTAAAGTCTAGCATTAAAAATCAATGGGAGAACCACTTAAACATAGAACGTGGTAATCCAATACAAGTTTTTAAAGGATTCGATTTTAAAAAAAACACAATTGTAAAAACGTATAAAAAACAAGGTAATACATTAAAAAATGAATTGCGAGAACAATTAAACAACTAA
- a CDS encoding RtcB family protein: protein MGKKLSGKDLIKLGFPKNNSINVTLGQINRYQKRVKKERILEDAKKVLLHPENYKGDGIWGKIAESLLDPVNVTKQKLNTHRVPFQIYGEHEIDDQAKYQLYDALKLPIAVAGALMPDAHVGYGLPIGGVLATKNAVIPYGVGVDIGCRMCLTIYPVKASYLKGKKHQLETILSEHTKFGMYETHKTKHDDPIFERDEFKIIPLVKRLKDKAFKQLGTSGGGNHFVEFGEVSITDINNEWDLPLGEYLGVLSHSGSRGLGANIAKHYTYLATKQCPLPKHVQHLAWLDLNTHDGQEYWLAMNLAGDYAQACHDNIHKRIAKLLGERPLAKIANHHNFAWKENVNGEDCIVHRKGATPAKKGALGIIPGSMTAPGFIVRGLGNKDSLQSASHGAGRLLSRRQCKMTLTQSAVKKELQKHDVSLIGGGIDEAPMAYKNIESVMQNQLELVEVVGKFTPKIVRMAR, encoded by the coding sequence ATGGGAAAGAAATTAAGCGGAAAAGACTTAATCAAATTAGGCTTTCCAAAAAACAACAGTATTAATGTGACTTTAGGTCAAATTAATCGCTATCAAAAACGCGTTAAAAAAGAACGGATATTAGAAGACGCAAAAAAAGTATTATTACATCCAGAAAATTATAAAGGCGATGGCATTTGGGGAAAAATAGCAGAAAGCCTGCTAGACCCAGTAAACGTAACAAAGCAAAAGTTAAACACACATCGTGTGCCATTTCAAATTTATGGAGAGCATGAGATTGACGACCAAGCAAAATACCAATTGTACGACGCTTTAAAACTACCTATTGCAGTTGCAGGTGCTTTAATGCCCGATGCCCACGTAGGTTATGGCTTACCAATTGGTGGTGTTTTAGCAACAAAAAATGCAGTAATTCCTTATGGAGTAGGCGTAGATATTGGATGCAGAATGTGTTTAACTATTTATCCAGTAAAAGCTTCTTATTTAAAAGGTAAAAAACATCAATTGGAGACTATTTTGTCTGAACACACAAAGTTTGGAATGTATGAAACACATAAAACTAAGCATGATGATCCTATTTTTGAGCGTGACGAATTTAAAATCATTCCGTTAGTAAAACGCTTAAAAGACAAAGCCTTTAAGCAATTAGGAACCTCTGGTGGAGGGAATCATTTTGTAGAATTTGGAGAGGTAAGCATTACAGATATTAATAACGAATGGGATTTACCATTAGGAGAATACCTAGGTGTTTTATCGCATAGTGGCTCACGTGGTTTAGGCGCGAACATCGCTAAACACTATACATATTTAGCAACAAAGCAATGTCCGTTACCAAAACACGTACAACATTTAGCATGGCTAGATTTAAATACACACGACGGACAAGAATACTGGTTAGCTATGAATTTAGCTGGAGATTATGCACAAGCATGCCATGACAACATTCATAAGCGAATAGCCAAATTATTGGGAGAAAGACCGCTTGCTAAAATAGCCAATCATCACAATTTTGCTTGGAAAGAAAATGTGAACGGAGAAGACTGTATAGTCCACAGAAAAGGAGCAACACCAGCTAAAAAGGGAGCGCTAGGTATTATTCCAGGATCTATGACGGCACCAGGGTTTATAGTACGCGGCCTAGGAAATAAAGACAGCTTACAATCGGCATCGCACGGTGCGGGCAGACTATTATCTAGACGACAATGTAAAATGACATTAACACAAAGTGCCGTAAAAAAAGAATTACAAAAACACGACGTCTCTTTAATTGGCGGTGGTATTGACGAAGCTCCAATGGCTTATAAAAACATTGAAAGCGTCATGCAAAACCAATTAGAACTAGTGGAAGTCGTTGGCAAGTTTACGCCTAAAATTGTAAGAATGGCAAGGTAA
- a CDS encoding SDR family oxidoreductase yields the protein MTKDFQHKNYWALILGGSSGLGLATAKKLAKHGMNICIIHRNSRTQEAEINTDFDIIKAEGVQFKSFNVDAFKQEKRTQIISELKVILGSEGKIRTLVHSVAKGNLKPMLDDQKPTLKTDDFNLTINAMAISLFDWTKAVFEGELFADDSRIISFTSEGNTKAWKNYAAVSAAKVTLEAITRNIALEFAPYGIRANCIQAGVTDTASLRMIPGSDKIKEHSLLRNPFNRLTLPEDVANAVYLLSKDEASWINGCVIPVDGGEHIS from the coding sequence ATGACAAAAGATTTTCAGCATAAAAACTATTGGGCACTCATTTTAGGAGGTTCAAGCGGATTAGGTTTAGCTACTGCAAAAAAGCTAGCTAAACATGGGATGAATATTTGTATTATTCACAGAAATTCAAGAACTCAGGAAGCAGAAATTAATACCGATTTTGATATAATAAAAGCAGAAGGAGTACAGTTTAAATCGTTTAATGTTGACGCTTTTAAGCAAGAAAAAAGAACGCAAATTATTTCTGAATTAAAAGTAATTTTAGGCTCAGAAGGAAAAATAAGAACATTAGTACACAGCGTTGCTAAAGGCAATTTAAAACCAATGTTGGATGACCAAAAACCAACACTTAAAACTGACGATTTCAATTTAACAATAAATGCTATGGCTATTAGTTTGTTTGATTGGACTAAAGCTGTTTTTGAAGGCGAATTGTTCGCTGACGATTCAAGAATCATAAGTTTTACAAGTGAAGGCAATACAAAAGCATGGAAAAATTACGCAGCAGTTTCTGCAGCAAAAGTAACACTAGAAGCCATTACTAGAAATATTGCTTTAGAGTTTGCACCTTATGGTATCAGAGCCAATTGCATTCAAGCAGGAGTAACAGATACAGCATCTTTACGTATGATTCCTGGAAGTGATAAAATTAAAGAACACAGTTTATTACGTAATCCATTTAACAGATTAACATTACCGGAAGATGTTGCAAATGCAGTGTATTTGTTATCTAAAGATGAAGCTAGCTGGATCAATGGTTGTGTAATCCCTGTTGATGGAGGCGAACATATTAGTTAA